AAACTTGGGAAACACCGCGATCGCCATCAGCATTTTGTAGCAGAAACAGGGAGATGGCTGCGGTAATAAGGCGATGTTCATCCCAATCAGGATGTTTTTCTAGGTAGGTATTGAGAGATTGATGTAGCGTTTCGGGAAGAGTAGTAAAGATGTTTTGGGTTGAGTTCATGTGATGAAAGCTTCCGAAAGAGCAAATCAATAGGGACAACAAGCTAGAGGTGATGCACTGCAAGTAATGTTTCACCCCGTTCAATGCTTGCCAAACCACCTGCGTTAGCAACTGAATAGTTTTATACAGTTGCTGTTGAAAATGGAATGGACAAACAAAGGCTAGTCGATTTATTGTGTG
The Nostoc sp. KVJ3 genome window above contains:
- a CDS encoding DUF2811 domain-containing protein, coding for HTINRLAFVCPFHFQQQLYKTIQLLTQVVWQALNGVKHYLQCITSSLLSLLICSFGSFHHMNSTQNIFTTLPETLHQSLNTYLEKHPDWDEHRLITAAISLFLLQNADGDRGVSQVYLETLFRHG